The Melospiza georgiana isolate bMelGeo1 chromosome 1, bMelGeo1.pri, whole genome shotgun sequence genome contains the following window.
ggtttggggtttttggttggttttttttccccccgatttggcgtgcagtgtttcagggagaGGAGCCGGGAGCGCTGCCTAACTCCTGGAGGATGTGGCTTAAATGAGCCTTGGCTGCGGAAACTCGGAGCGGTTCTACCTTATCTTTCGAACACGGGCGAGGAAGAGGTGGTGTTGTGTGCTGGTTCGGGTAGTTCGGAAAGGAGGTAGTTTGTCTTTGCTCGCTTTGGTGTGCTTGGTTTTAGTTGTCTGTTACAGAAACGTGCTCGCTGGTAGGTATTTAAACAGAACCCAAACCAGCGTACTTCGGACTGAATAAGATGTTAATAAAAATCATCGTGTGTGCAGACAGTGAATAGCACTGAGCCGGGTAATTTCTATTCCGGACCCTGCTGGACTTTGGGGAGTTCCATTTAATCCGTCGGGCGTCCATCCTCTTCACATGTTGTCATTTGAAAGTTAAAAATAACCCCCCAAGCGCTCTGAGTTTTGCCTGCCCCTGCCTTTGCCGGCGCGGATTCCCGGAGTTGTGCGCGGTGCTCTCTCGGAGCCGAAGACGCCCGGTCCGTGTCCAGAGCCCTGCTATTTATAAGAGTTGGCAGAgcgggggaggaggaggagggatgcagcagcaggctgtTTGCCTTTTGCATAAACTACCGAGGCAGGTTGCATATTGTTTGAGATGTTGCATCGGTGGAGGCGAGGCGGGGTGCGGGGGGGAAGAAGTGCAGAAGCTGAAGTATTCCTAATCCTTCTTTTCCTAGGGACTGTGGCTTTACGAAGCGCTTCCCTCCGATGTGAATGCAGTGTCCCCTGTGGGATGCAGTAGGTGATGCCCAGCTCTACTGCAATGGCAATTGGAGCTTTCTCTAGTTCTCTTCTCGTAACCTGCTGCCTCATGGTTGCCCTCTGTAGCTCCACCGTTCCCGTACAAAAACTGGCCAAGGCTCAAGACAAACAGGAGATAAAGGCGAGCCAGGAAAAGAGAGATCACACGTCTGCAAGGGACAGCCAGACGGGTCCAGGGAAAATGAATGAGATCGGCAGGAGCGGGAGGGAGGAGGGTGGCAGGGACTGGAAGAGCAAAGGAAACAGGAACTACTCGAACAAGGAGTCTTGGACTAAGCAAAagcaggcttggagcagccagggGACAAGCAGTAAATCGGGGAGCATTCAAGTGCAAGAGCAGAGGGATGCTGCTCCCGAGGAACCTCAGGTGGCTGAAgattcctccctgccagcctctgTTGCGAGCGCCACTGCCGAGCCCCCGGAGGAGTACGCGTACCCGGACTACCGCGGCAAGGGCTGCGTGGACGAGAGCGGCTTCGTCTACGCCATCGGCGAGAAGTTCGCGCCGGGCCCCTCGgcctgcccctgcctctgcACCGAGGAGGGCCCGCTATGTATCCAGCCCGAGTGCCCCAGGCTCCACCCTCGCTGCATCCATGTGGACACCACGCAGTGCTGCCCGCAGTGCAAGGAGAGGAAGAACTACTGCGAGTTCCGAGGGAAAACCTACCAGACCCTAGAGGAGTTCATGGTAAGGAATGAAGCCAAAAGtctttttgtgggtttttctcTTGTTCAAAGTGGTGTTATGGTCTTTAACTGTTTTCTCAGGGAGTGTTCTGTGTCTCCCCCTCCTCTTCACATTTTTGTGTTAATATTACTTCTGCAGTCCTGTAAAATATTCCCCTTAAACATGACCTTTCTTGCTCTATGGTACTCTAACATTTTTAAGTGAAGGTGCTGATCTTTATTAATTCCTTTGGTATTTACAGTAAAAAATGCTACTTGGAAGGATGCTGCTCCGTGGTGTTATGGATTTTGTGAAAATTTTCAGCAAtatgtttgtttctttatttagCTATTAACTGTTAAACTTCTGTCTTGCAGGATCAAGCAGGGTTTTGTGGGCTGACCTCTATTCCTAGTAATCAGTTTGTGATGATCCCTTCTTTTTTAACAgtcatttctttttccttattaacTATTTAGGCAGTGCTGCCAAGATTGCCTAATGTTGGCTTTCTGTGAATGACTATAGGTCTTCTTTTTAATAACAGCATAGTTTGCAGTCTT
Protein-coding sequences here:
- the VWC2 gene encoding brorin; translated protein: MPSSTAMAIGAFSSSLLVTCCLMVALCSSTVPVQKLAKAQDKQEIKASQEKRDHTSARDSQTGPGKMNEIGRSGREEGGRDWKSKGNRNYSNKESWTKQKQAWSSQGTSSKSGSIQVQEQRDAAPEEPQVAEDSSLPASVASATAEPPEEYAYPDYRGKGCVDESGFVYAIGEKFAPGPSACPCLCTEEGPLCIQPECPRLHPRCIHVDTTQCCPQCKERKNYCEFRGKTYQTLEEFMVSPCERCRCEANGEVLCTVSACPQTECVDPVYEPDQCCPICKNGPNCFAETLVIPAGREVKTDECTICHCTYEEGTWRIERQAMCTRHECKQI